One Rosa chinensis cultivar Old Blush chromosome 3, RchiOBHm-V2, whole genome shotgun sequence DNA window includes the following coding sequences:
- the LOC112192470 gene encoding 60S ribosomal protein L10a, protein MSKLQSEALREAISQIKTNSETKKRKFTETVELQIGLKNYDPQKDKRFSGSVKLPHIPRPKMRVCMLGDAQHVEEAEKMGLAYMDVESLKKLNKNKKLVKKLAKKYHAFLASEAVIKQIPRLLGPGLNKAGKFPTLVSHQESLEAKLNETKAMVKFQLKKVLCMGVAVGNLAMDEKQIFQNVQLSVNFLVSLLKKNWQNVRSLNLKSTMGKAIRIY, encoded by the exons ATGAG CAAGCTGCAAAGTGAGGCATTGAGGGAGGCCATCTCCCAGATTAAGACTAATTCGGAGACGAAGAAGAGGAAGTTCACCGAGACAGTGGAGTTGCAAATTGGGTTGAAGAACTATGACCCACAAAAGGACAAGCGTTTCAGTGGTTCCGTGAAGCTTCCCCACATTCCTCGTCCTAAGATGAGGGTTTGCATGCTTGGAGATGCTCAGCATGTTGAAGAG GCAGAGAAGATGGGATTGGCCTACATGGATGTGGAATCGCTGAAAAAGCTtaacaagaacaagaagctGGTCAAGAAGCTTGCAAAGAAGTATCATGCATTTTTGGCTTCTGAAGCTGTCATCAAGCAAATTCCTCGTCTTTTGGGCCCTGGTCTTAACAAGGCAG GTAAGTTTCCAACTCTGGTGAGTCACCAGGAATCTCTGGAGGCAAAGCTTAATGAAACAAAGGCCATGGTTAAGTTCCAACTCAAGAAGGTTCTTTGTATGGGTGTTGCCGTCGGGAATCTTGCCATGGATGAGAAACAGATATTCCAGAATGTGCAACTCAGTGTCAATTTCTTGGTTTCTCTGTTGAAGAAGAATTGGCAGAAT GTGAGATCATTGAACCTGAAAAGCACCATGGGGAAAGCTATCCGAATTTACTAA
- the LOC112192471 gene encoding iron-sulfur assembly protein IscA-like 2, mitochondrial, with product MAPRTLILHRLTAHFAGRIRQNQRLLSSHFYSSTALEEAPSSSSSSSSPNLDGVYMTDTCVQKMKQLQASEAQEKLLRLSVETGGCSGFQYVFDLVDDKTNPDDRVFEKEGVKLVVDNISYDFLKGATVDYVEELIRSAFQVTENPSAVQGCSCKSSFMVKL from the exons ATGGCTCCGAGGACGTTGATTCTTCACCGGTTGACGGCGCACTTTGCCGGTCGAATCAGGCAGAACCAGAGGCTTCTCAGCTCTCATTTTTATTCCTCCACGGCGTTGGAAGAAgccccttcctcttcttcttcttcctcctcgccGAACTTGGACGGCGTTTACATGACGGACACTTGTGTTCAG AAAATGAAACAACTGCAAGCCAGTGAAGCACAGGAAAAGCTGCTCCGCTTGAGTGTAGAAACAGGTGGATGTTCTGGGTTCCAATATGTTTTTGATCTGGTGGATGACAAAACCAATCCAGATGACAG GGTGTTCGAGAAAGAAGGAGTAAAATTGGTAGTCGACAATATTTCATATGATTTTTTGAAAGGGGCAACCGTTGATTATGTTGAGGAGCTGATCCGTTCTGCTTTCCAA GTGACAGAAAATCCAAGTGCAGTGCAGGGTTGCAGTTGTAAAAGTTCTTTCATGGTGAAATTATAG
- the LOC112192472 gene encoding glucosamine 6-phosphate N-acetyltransferase, giving the protein MASNEEQKFQVRKLELSDKRKGFIELLQQLTTCDSVSDKDFEDRFMELQSRAEDHQVFVIEDDRSGKIVATGSVFIERKFIRNCGKVGHIEDVVVDSNARGLHLGKKIINSLTDYAHSVGCYKVILDCSVDNKAFYEKCGYKQKEIQMVKYFI; this is encoded by the coding sequence ATGGCAAGCAATGAAGAACAGAAATTCCAAGTTAGAAAACTAGAGCTCTCGGATAAAAGGAAGGGATTTATAGAACTACTGCAGCAGCTAACCACTTGCGATTCTGTATCTGACAAAGACTTTGAAGATCGATTCATGGAGCTTCAGTCCCGTGCTGAAGACCATCAGGTGTTTGTTATAGAAGATGATCGTTCTGGGAAGATTGTTGCAACTGGAAGTGTGTTCATTGAAAGGAAGTTTATAAGGAACTGTGGTAAAGTTGGGCACATTGAAGACGTTGTGGTTGATTCCAATGCTCGCGGACTGCATTTagggaaaaaaattattaattccCTCACGGATTATGCTCATTCTGTGGGCTGTTATAAGGTGATTCTTGATTGCAGTGTTGATAATAAAGCATTCTATGAGAAATGTGGCTACAAGCAGAAAGAGATTCAGATGGTGAAGTATTTCATTTGA
- the LOC112192342 gene encoding uncharacterized protein LOC112192342 has translation MASGLHQWESDPLFSAAEVVQDSADRMESTFRFLLHELSLVQNDFPDPKLHASIDYHKRDLATTLETAKWQLEDFERAVSFSAMTGKSQIQGDVILRHKQFIRAIREQIAYVEKSLEGTSIGDPMRNTEWVKLNEQDRDGLALFLSGGNATEHSDSYDGEDSSMLRRFLDPTTSSSAKDSTSGIVEQKSREIENFNRNGVVHVDHNMESRKENNLRKVSSYPNTRSGFEFTETSYNRYGEGSSWDLEANEAKPESFLSKNKLRRVWSRINAYGFLTNIWTLYGSRVTRNYTKRFKDGEEQSHSPSSADVSHAPQGHQGTWLANGYRNFEVLSVQVRTKIMHLQTWLGVIRARYQRSPYRIQVQRRAVQLVLIIVFGLIILGTLVSLV, from the exons ATGGCGTCGGGTTTGCACCAATGGGAATCAGACCCTCTTTTTTCAGCTGCTGAAGTTGTTCAAGATTCCGCTGACCG GATGGAATCGACTTTCCGCTTTCTGCTTCATGAGCTCAGTCTTGTTCAAAATGACTTTCCGGACCCAAAGTTGCACGCGTCGATAGATTATCATAAACGTGATCTTGCAACGACACTTGAAACAGCAAAGTGGCAG TTGGAAGATTTTGAAAGAGCAGTCAGCTTTTCAGCTATGACAGGCAAGTCCCAGATACAAGGGGATGTAATTTTAAGGCACAAGCAGTTTATCAGAGCCATCAGGGAACAAATAGCTTATGTGGAGAAGAGCTTGGAGGGGACATCAATAGGAGATCCAATGAGAAATACGGAATGGGTCAAGTTGAATGAACAAGATAGAGATGGCTTGGCATTGTTTCTTTCGGGGGGAAATGCCACAGAGCACTCTGATTCTTATGATGGAGAAGACAGTAGTATGTTGAGAAGATTTCTTGATCCAACAACATCGTCTAGTGCCAAAGACAGTACTTCTGGCATTGTTGAGCAGAAAAGCAGAGAAATTGAGAATTTTAATAGGAATGGAGTAGTGCATGTGGACCATAATATGGAATCTAGGAAGGAGAACAACTTGAGGAAAGTAAGTTCTTATCCTAATACAAGGTCAGGTTTTGAATTTACAGAGACCTCTTATAACAGATATGGTGAAGGTAGTAGTTGGGATCTGGAGGCTAATGAAGCCAAACCAGAAAGCTTCTTATCCAAGAACAAGTTGAGACGTGTCTGGAGCAGAATAAATGCATATGGGTTCTTGACCAACATATGGACTCTTTATGGGAGTAGGGTCACTAGGAATTACACAAAGAGATTTAAAGATGGAGAAGAACAAAGTCATTCCCCATCATCTGCTGATGTTTCTCATGCTCCCCAG GGTCATCAGGGGACGTGGTTAGCCAATGGGTATAGAAATTTTGAAGTATTATCGGTGCAGGTTCGAACAAAGATTATGCACTTGCAGACCTGGCTTGGTGTAATTAGGGCAAGATACCAAAGGTCACCTTATCGCATCCAAGTCCAGAGGCGTGCTGTTCAGTTGGTTTTGATAATAGTATTTGGACTCATTATTTTAG GTACGCTGGTGTCTCtagtttaa
- the LOC112192341 gene encoding uncharacterized protein At5g03900, chloroplastic isoform X2: MRLRTLCRLSLPTLRASWRWSQQVSDEGDVLYVFPKDYRAKLLAKSFRLRIEPVLEKAKAGTEYVARVSFGTALIASIVLVYTAIIVALSSSRSEDDNRGRRGRSYDSGFTFYMSPGDLFWFWDPYYYRRRRVQTEDNKLKFVESIFSFVFGDGDPNQGIEEERWKLIGQYITANGGVVAAEELAPYLDLESSGGTMNDETYILPVLLRYEGQPVIDEEGNILYQFPSLQRTASSQRSGRKEYVGRRWADFVGGVDKYFTEKKWQFSNTSISERALVAGLGGLNLFGVIILGAILKDTTVAPVGFIKFITSIFPLLQIYAGSFFAIPLFRWFIVSKTNADIEKRNQARLKSARALESPDISLRRKLLSARDMAQKTVIGQDRIVYSTDRDLVEQDYEAQDWDRRFREIEKSD; this comes from the exons ATGGTCTCAACAGGTCTCGGATGAAGGCGATGTGCTTTATGTTTTTCCCAAAGATTATCGAGCAAAGCTTCTTGCCAAGTCGTTTCGATTGAGAATTGAGCCTGTGCTTGAGAAGGCAAAG GCTGGGACCGAGTATGTAGCGAGGGTTTCATTTGGAACTGCGTTGATTGCCTCCATTGTTCTTGTTTATACTGCAATCATTGTTGCTCTCTCGTCTAGTAGGAG TGAGGATGATAATCGTGGACGACGTGGAAGATCATATGATTCGGGGTTCACTTTTTACATGAGTCCCGGTGACCTCTTTTG GTTCTGGGATCCATATTATTATCGGAGGCGGCGAGTGCAAACCGAGGATAACAAGCTGAAGTTCGTTGAATCT ATTTTCTCATTCGTATTTGGCGATGGTGATCCAAATCAAGGAATTGAAGAAGAGAGATGGAAGTTG ATCGGGCAATACATAACCGCTAATGGTGGTGTTGTTGCAGCTGAAGAGCTTGCTCCATATCTTGATTTAGAATCATCAGGGGGAACTATG AATGATGAAACATACATCTTACCTGTTCTTTTACGGTACGAGGGTCAGCCTGTGATAGATGAAGAG GGAAACATTCTCTACCAATTTCCCTCTCTACAGCGTACAGCGTCTTCTCAAAGAAGTGGAAGGAAAGAATATGTGGGGAGAAGATGGGCTGATTTTGTTGGTGGAGTTGATAAATATTTTACAGAGAAGAAATGGCAATTCAG CAACACTAGCATTTCTGAGAGAGCACTAGTCGCGGGACTTGGTGGACTTAATTTATTTGGGGTTATCATTCTTGGAGCCATCTTAAA GGATACTACAGTTGCACCAGTTGGTTTTATTAAGTTCATTACTAGCATATTTCCACTACTACAG ATTTATGCTGGTTCCTTCTTTGCGATTCCTTTGTTCCGATGGTTCATTGTGAGCAAGACAAATGCTGAcatagaaaaaagaaatcaagCAAGACTGAAATCTGCTCGAGCCCTTGAATCGCCAGATATCTCACTAAGACGAAAG CTGCTCAGTGCTCGAGACATGGCCCAAAAAACAGTCATAGGACAGGATAGAATTGTATATAGTACTGACAGGGATTTGGTTGAGCAAGACTATGAGGCCCAAGATTGGGATAGAAGATTTCGAGAGATAGAGAAGTCAGATTGA